A single genomic interval of Microbacterium oleivorans harbors:
- a CDS encoding SGNH/GDSL hydrolase family protein has product MRNNEPSQDASRTPYVPNETAHPWRRFVAIGDSFTEGIGDPEPNRLGGHRGWADRVAEVLSAQVPDFAYANLAVRGKLIGQIVADQIEPALALKPDLVTFSAGGNDVIRPGSDPDAVAQQFEDAVVRLSSTGATLVLFTGIDTNFTPVFRGIRGRVAIYNENIRAIADRYDAIVADQWALKEVQDMRFFDDDRLHYNSLGHHEIARMVLRALNVPNDLQPMQPDTLPPLTWRAARTNDLVWAREYFVPWVLRRLRHQSSGDHITAKRPEPLPVLRRSDDRD; this is encoded by the coding sequence ATGAGGAACAACGAGCCATCCCAGGACGCGAGCCGTACGCCCTACGTGCCCAACGAGACGGCCCATCCCTGGCGCCGATTCGTGGCCATCGGCGACTCGTTCACCGAGGGCATCGGAGACCCCGAGCCCAACCGCCTCGGTGGTCACCGCGGCTGGGCCGATCGCGTGGCCGAGGTGCTGAGCGCCCAGGTGCCCGACTTCGCGTACGCGAACCTCGCTGTGCGGGGCAAGCTCATCGGTCAGATCGTGGCCGATCAGATCGAGCCGGCGCTGGCGCTCAAGCCCGATCTCGTGACGTTCTCGGCGGGCGGCAACGACGTGATCCGGCCCGGTTCCGACCCCGACGCCGTCGCTCAGCAGTTCGAGGACGCGGTCGTGCGGCTGTCCTCGACGGGCGCGACCCTCGTGCTCTTCACCGGGATCGACACGAACTTCACGCCGGTCTTCCGCGGCATCCGAGGGCGGGTGGCGATCTACAACGAGAACATCCGCGCCATCGCCGACCGCTACGACGCCATCGTCGCCGACCAGTGGGCTTTGAAGGAGGTGCAGGACATGCGGTTCTTCGACGATGATCGCCTGCACTACAACTCCCTCGGACACCACGAGATCGCGCGCATGGTGCTGCGAGCCTTGAACGTGCCCAACGACCTGCAGCCGATGCAGCCCGACACCCTGCCGCCCCTCACCTGGCGCGCCGCACGCACGAACGACCTGGTCTGGGCCCGGGAGTACTTCGTGCCGTGGGTGCTGCGTCGGCTCCGGCACCAGTCCTCGGGCGATCACATCACCGCCAAGCGGCCCGAGCCGTTGCCCGTCCTCAGACGCTCCGACGATCGGGACTGA
- a CDS encoding DEAD/DEAH box helicase: MVTEDPQEHFGSFAAEHLSPSFPQRAPWGTAQRLRAWQAEALDQYFGADGPEGVGRGPRDFLAAATPGAGKTTFALRLASELLRRDVVDRIIVVAPTEHLKTQWADAAGRVGIRLDPRFSNRHAVPSRQYHGVAVTYAQVAVKASVHQRLTMDARTLVILDEVHHGGDALSWGDALREAYGRATRRLLLSGTPFRSDTAPIPFVEYHPNDKGIRLSRTDFNYGYGRALADGVVRPVLFLVYAGHMKWRTKTGDEFEAHLGQDNTKDITSQAWRTALNPEGDWIPAVLRSADRRLSEVRQDVPDAGGLVIATDQTAARAYADILRNITGEAPTVVLSDDKAASGNIEIFAQATTRWMVAVRMVSEGVDVPRLAVGVYATSSSTPLFFAQAIGRFVRARRRGETASVFLPNVPVLLGLAGEMERQRDHALDREAGDDDGLEDTLLAEAESEDKASDALTEEFSYQALGSVAHFDRVMFDGAEFGQLAVPGTPEEEEFLGIPGLLEPEHVHELLMQRQSRQTRHRHTREAREQTATASGADEAPETTLPEPLHRSLKEQRQLLNSLVGLYARQSGEPHGQIHAELRRVCGGPAVSHATVAQLQARIAVLRSRVRS, from the coding sequence ATCGTGACAGAGGACCCGCAGGAGCACTTCGGAAGCTTCGCCGCCGAGCACCTGTCGCCCTCCTTCCCGCAGCGCGCGCCCTGGGGAACCGCGCAGCGGCTGCGCGCCTGGCAGGCCGAGGCACTGGACCAGTACTTCGGCGCCGACGGTCCGGAGGGTGTCGGTCGCGGGCCGCGCGACTTCCTCGCCGCCGCGACCCCCGGCGCCGGAAAGACGACCTTCGCCCTCCGACTCGCGTCCGAGCTGCTGCGCCGTGACGTGGTCGACCGCATCATCGTCGTCGCTCCCACCGAGCACCTGAAGACCCAGTGGGCCGACGCCGCCGGCCGTGTCGGCATCCGCCTCGACCCTCGCTTCAGCAACCGGCACGCCGTGCCCTCGCGGCAGTACCACGGCGTCGCCGTCACCTACGCGCAGGTGGCCGTGAAGGCCTCGGTGCACCAGCGCCTGACGATGGACGCGCGCACGCTCGTGATCCTCGACGAGGTGCACCACGGCGGCGACGCCCTCAGCTGGGGCGACGCGTTGCGCGAGGCGTACGGCCGCGCGACGCGGCGGCTGCTCCTGTCAGGCACGCCGTTCCGCAGCGACACCGCGCCGATCCCGTTCGTGGAGTACCACCCGAACGACAAGGGCATCCGCCTCTCGCGCACCGACTTCAACTACGGCTACGGACGGGCCCTGGCCGACGGGGTCGTCCGGCCGGTGCTGTTCCTCGTCTACGCGGGGCACATGAAGTGGCGCACCAAGACGGGCGACGAGTTCGAGGCGCACCTGGGCCAGGACAACACCAAGGACATCACCTCACAGGCCTGGCGGACCGCGCTGAACCCGGAGGGCGACTGGATCCCTGCCGTCCTGCGTTCCGCCGACCGTCGCCTGAGCGAGGTGCGACAGGACGTTCCGGATGCCGGTGGCCTGGTGATCGCGACCGATCAGACGGCGGCACGGGCCTATGCCGACATCCTGCGGAACATCACCGGGGAGGCCCCCACGGTCGTGCTCTCGGACGACAAGGCCGCCTCGGGCAACATCGAGATCTTCGCGCAGGCGACCACCCGGTGGATGGTCGCGGTGCGCATGGTGTCGGAGGGTGTCGACGTGCCGCGCCTCGCGGTCGGGGTGTACGCGACCTCATCGTCGACGCCGCTGTTCTTCGCGCAAGCCATCGGCCGCTTCGTGCGGGCGCGTCGACGGGGCGAGACGGCCAGCGTGTTCCTCCCCAACGTGCCGGTGCTCCTCGGACTCGCGGGAGAGATGGAGCGGCAGCGCGACCACGCGCTCGACCGCGAGGCGGGCGACGACGACGGTCTCGAAGACACACTGCTCGCCGAGGCCGAGAGCGAGGACAAGGCCTCCGACGCCCTGACCGAGGAGTTCAGCTACCAGGCGCTCGGCTCGGTCGCCCACTTCGACCGCGTGATGTTCGACGGCGCGGAGTTCGGGCAGCTCGCGGTGCCGGGAACCCCCGAGGAAGAGGAGTTCCTCGGCATCCCGGGGCTCCTCGAGCCCGAGCACGTCCACGAGCTGCTCATGCAGCGCCAGTCGCGGCAGACCCGCCACCGTCACACCCGCGAGGCGAGGGAGCAGACCGCCACCGCGTCCGGCGCAGACGAGGCACCCGAGACCACCCTTCCCGAGCCGCTTCATCGGTCGCTCAAGGAACAGCGACAGCTGTTGAACAGCCTGGTCGGGCTCTACGCGCGCCAGAGCGGCGAACCGCACGGTCAGATCCACGCGGAGCTCCGGCGCGTGTGCGGCGGACCCGCTGTCTCGCACGCGACGGTCGCACAGCTGCAGGCGCGCATCGCGGTGCTGCGCTCACGGGTCCGATCCTGA
- a CDS encoding M20/M25/M40 family metallo-hydrolase — MSEYDDLPEVARVARDLIRFDTTNFGEGRSRGEREAAEYVGAYLESLGLRPEYYEPIPRRTNVSVRVPGRDRTKPALVLHGHLDVVPAVADDWSVDPFAGVVRDGMLWGRGAVDMKDMDAMILTSVAELLRAGEQPERDLIVTFFADEENGGVEGSQLVVRDRPEWFAGATEAISEVGGYSIGVGGGRAYLLQVGEKALVWLRLHATGRAGHGSRLHPDNAITRLAEAVAELGRARWPIELTATTRRLVADLARLSDRDASDPDAVADATGATSPFLASTFRTTANPTGLTAGYKHNVIPDAAAAAIDVRTLPGQEDAVLAEIQRIVGDDIRIEIVHRDIGLEVPFEGALVDAMVAALGRHDPGVPVLPYLMGGGTDNKALAELGIAGFGFAPLRLPAGLDFTGMFHGVDERVPIDALVFGQRVLTDLIRTY, encoded by the coding sequence ATGTCCGAGTACGACGATCTGCCCGAGGTCGCCCGCGTCGCGCGCGACCTCATCCGCTTCGACACGACGAACTTCGGCGAGGGGCGGTCGCGCGGCGAGCGCGAGGCGGCCGAGTACGTCGGCGCCTATCTGGAGTCGCTGGGGCTGCGGCCCGAGTACTACGAGCCCATCCCGCGTCGCACCAACGTCTCGGTGCGGGTGCCCGGCCGCGACCGCACGAAGCCGGCCCTGGTGCTGCACGGCCACCTCGATGTCGTCCCCGCCGTGGCCGACGACTGGTCTGTCGATCCGTTCGCCGGCGTCGTGCGCGACGGGATGCTGTGGGGGCGGGGCGCTGTCGACATGAAGGACATGGACGCCATGATCCTCACCTCCGTCGCCGAGCTGCTCCGAGCGGGGGAGCAGCCCGAGCGCGATCTCATCGTGACGTTCTTCGCCGACGAGGAGAACGGCGGCGTCGAGGGCTCGCAGCTCGTGGTCCGCGACCGCCCCGAGTGGTTCGCCGGCGCCACGGAGGCGATCAGCGAGGTGGGCGGCTACTCCATCGGCGTCGGCGGGGGCCGCGCCTACCTGCTGCAGGTGGGCGAGAAGGCGCTCGTCTGGCTCCGACTCCATGCGACCGGACGCGCCGGGCACGGCAGCCGGTTGCATCCCGACAACGCGATCACACGCCTCGCCGAGGCCGTCGCAGAGCTCGGCCGCGCCCGCTGGCCCATCGAGCTGACCGCCACCACCCGGCGCCTGGTCGCCGACCTCGCCCGGCTGAGCGACCGCGACGCGTCGGACCCGGACGCCGTCGCTGACGCGACGGGCGCCACGTCGCCCTTCCTGGCCTCGACGTTCCGCACCACGGCGAACCCGACAGGGCTCACCGCCGGGTACAAGCACAACGTCATCCCCGACGCCGCTGCCGCCGCGATCGACGTCCGCACGCTCCCCGGTCAGGAGGACGCCGTGCTGGCGGAGATCCAGCGCATCGTTGGCGACGACATCCGCATCGAGATCGTCCACCGCGACATCGGACTCGAGGTCCCCTTCGAGGGAGCCCTGGTGGACGCGATGGTCGCCGCCCTCGGGCGTCATGATCCAGGCGTCCCGGTGCTGCCTTATCTGATGGGCGGCGGGACCGACAACAAGGCCCTCGCAGAGCTGGGCATCGCCGGATTCGGCTTCGCGCCGCTGCGCCTCCCGGCCGGGCTCGACTTCACCGGTATGTTCCACGGTGTCGACGAACGCGTCCCGATCGACGCGCTCGTCTTCGGGCAGCGTGTGCTCACCGATCTCATCCGCACGTACTGA
- a CDS encoding undecaprenyl-diphosphate phosphatase: protein MQLLEAIILGVIQGLTEFLPISSSAHLRIVGEFLPSAQDPGATFTAITQIGTELAVLVYFWKKITRIIGRWFRSFTGSVPRDDADVRLGWIVIIGTLPIGVLGFLFQDVIRDTFRNLWLVAIVLIVFGVILGIADALGRRIRTEKDLTYGHGLSLGFAQALALIPGVSRSGATTTMGLALGYTRPAAAEVAFLLAVPAVFGSGLYELLQAIREPGASVFTLGETAVATVVAFGVGLAVIAFLMQYLKRGSFLPFVLYRVVLGVVLIVLLSLGVLQAT, encoded by the coding sequence ATGCAGCTCCTCGAGGCCATCATCCTGGGCGTCATCCAGGGCCTGACCGAGTTCCTGCCGATCTCCTCCAGTGCGCACCTGCGCATCGTGGGCGAGTTCCTGCCGTCGGCGCAGGACCCGGGCGCGACCTTCACCGCGATCACCCAGATCGGCACCGAACTCGCGGTCCTGGTCTACTTCTGGAAGAAGATCACCCGCATCATCGGCCGGTGGTTCCGGTCGTTCACCGGGTCCGTTCCGCGGGACGACGCCGATGTGCGACTCGGCTGGATCGTCATCATCGGAACGCTTCCGATCGGCGTGCTCGGCTTCCTGTTCCAGGACGTCATCCGCGACACGTTCCGCAACCTCTGGCTGGTGGCGATCGTGCTGATCGTGTTCGGCGTCATCCTCGGCATCGCGGACGCCCTCGGTCGCCGCATCCGCACCGAGAAGGACCTCACGTACGGTCACGGGCTCTCACTCGGCTTCGCTCAGGCGCTGGCGCTCATCCCCGGCGTCTCGCGCTCGGGAGCGACGACGACGATGGGTCTCGCGCTCGGCTACACGCGGCCGGCGGCGGCCGAGGTCGCCTTCCTGCTCGCCGTTCCGGCGGTCTTCGGCAGTGGGCTCTACGAGCTGCTGCAGGCCATCCGCGAACCGGGCGCCTCGGTGTTCACGCTCGGCGAGACCGCTGTCGCCACGGTGGTCGCGTTCGGCGTCGGACTCGCGGTGATCGCGTTCCTCATGCAGTACCTCAAGCGCGGCAGCTTCCTGCCGTTCGTGCTCTACCGCGTGGTGCTCGGCGTCGTCCTGATCGTGCTGCTGTCGCTCGGCGTGCTGCAGGCCACCTGA
- a CDS encoding PAC2 family protein has protein sequence MESLGRRVLVVAFDGWNDAGEAATAAATQLRESRPYESVYSVDPELYFDYMYTRPHIEADADGRRSLRWPEATIWRPQATARGTRLWVLSGAEPARAWKSFAAELVDAALREDITGLVALGSMMSDVPHTRPITVFSGSDNEELRTALGLERSTYEGPVGILSVIAAAAEEAGIPTAALWASVPHYVAGHSPSPKATLALLDRLETITGAKVARGSLPGDALAWEATIDAAAADDEEMTEYIRQLEQTRDTWDSPDASGDAIAQEFEKYLRHRGDGDGRGPGRGGPHR, from the coding sequence GTGGAGAGTCTCGGACGACGGGTGCTCGTGGTCGCCTTCGACGGGTGGAACGACGCGGGCGAGGCCGCGACGGCCGCCGCGACGCAGCTGCGGGAGTCACGCCCCTACGAGTCCGTCTACTCCGTGGACCCGGAGCTGTACTTCGACTACATGTACACGCGCCCCCATATCGAGGCCGATGCCGACGGCCGGCGCTCGCTGCGCTGGCCCGAGGCGACGATCTGGCGGCCGCAGGCCACCGCGCGCGGCACCCGCCTGTGGGTGCTCAGCGGAGCCGAACCCGCGCGCGCGTGGAAGTCCTTCGCGGCGGAACTGGTCGATGCCGCGCTGCGCGAGGACATCACCGGTCTCGTCGCCCTGGGGTCGATGATGAGCGACGTGCCGCACACCCGGCCGATCACCGTGTTCAGCGGGAGCGACAACGAGGAGCTGCGCACCGCGCTCGGACTCGAGCGCTCGACGTACGAAGGGCCCGTCGGCATCCTCTCGGTGATCGCCGCAGCCGCCGAGGAAGCGGGCATCCCCACCGCCGCGCTCTGGGCGAGCGTCCCCCACTACGTCGCAGGCCACTCCCCCTCGCCGAAGGCGACACTCGCTCTGCTCGACCGGCTCGAGACGATCACCGGAGCCAAGGTCGCCCGGGGCTCGCTCCCCGGTGACGCGCTCGCGTGGGAGGCGACGATCGACGCCGCCGCCGCCGACGACGAGGAGATGACGGAGTACATCCGTCAGCTGGAGCAGACTCGCGACACGTGGGACTCCCCCGACGCCTCGGGCGACGCGATCGCGCAGGAGTTCGAGAAGTACCTCCGCCACCGCGGCGACGGCGACGGCCGAGGCCCGGGTCGCGGCGGGCCGCACCGCTGA
- a CDS encoding HAD family hydrolase codes for MSSPYPAAVLWDMDGTLVDTEPFWMAAEGPLVASYGGTWTHEQALGLVGMGLEDSAGILQRAGVRMQTQEIIDHLTDTVSDRLRAEGAPFRPGARELLSELRAAGVKTALVTMSMRRMADTVISAIPFDAFDVVVAGDEVSRPKPHPDPYLQASRALGVDIADTVAIEDSPNGLRSAVASGAVALGVPLMVPLDGVGAHELWDSLAGRTVADLAALHARHRLGASA; via the coding sequence ATGAGCTCTCCCTATCCCGCCGCCGTCCTGTGGGACATGGACGGCACCCTGGTCGACACCGAACCGTTCTGGATGGCCGCGGAGGGACCTCTCGTCGCGAGCTACGGCGGCACCTGGACGCACGAGCAGGCTCTCGGACTGGTCGGCATGGGCCTCGAGGATTCCGCCGGCATCCTGCAACGCGCCGGCGTTCGGATGCAGACGCAGGAGATCATCGACCACCTGACCGACACCGTCTCGGACCGTCTGCGGGCCGAGGGTGCGCCGTTCCGTCCCGGCGCTCGCGAACTGCTCTCCGAGCTGCGCGCAGCGGGGGTCAAGACGGCGCTGGTGACCATGTCGATGCGCCGCATGGCCGACACCGTCATCTCCGCCATCCCCTTCGACGCGTTCGACGTCGTCGTCGCGGGCGATGAGGTGTCGCGGCCCAAGCCGCATCCCGACCCGTACCTCCAGGCCAGCCGCGCCCTCGGCGTCGATATCGCCGACACCGTCGCCATCGAGGACTCCCCGAACGGTCTGCGCTCGGCGGTCGCCTCGGGCGCCGTCGCGCTCGGGGTCCCGCTCATGGTCCCGCTCGACGGCGTCGGCGCGCATGAGCTCTGGGATTCGCTCGCCGGCCGCACGGTCGCCGACCTCGCCGCCCTCCACGCCCGCCACAGACTCGGAGCCTCCGCATGA
- a CDS encoding tRNA (adenine-N1)-methyltransferase: MTDDLQPRGPFRYGDRVQLTGPKGRMHTITLRDGGELHTHHGVLRHGLLVGQPDGSVVTNSGGHEYLALRPLLRDFVMSMPRGAAIVYPKDAAQILAAADIFPGATVVEAGVGSGALSLWLLRAIGGEGRLLSFERRPEFAEVAEANVTTFTGSRPENWDVVVGDLVDSLPDAAAPGSVDRVVLDMLAPWECIDAVADALVPGGVVLCYIATATQLSRVAEYIRGTGLFTDPDASETMIRGWHVEGLAVRPDHRMVAHTGFLVTARRLAPGAVPPDVRKRALKKPSYADVDVDLWTPGAVGDREITDKNLRKRLREAQRAADGARTAASGDDESA, from the coding sequence ATGACCGACGACCTCCAGCCGCGCGGCCCGTTCCGGTACGGCGACCGTGTGCAGCTGACCGGCCCCAAGGGGCGGATGCACACCATCACCCTGCGGGACGGGGGCGAGCTGCACACCCATCACGGTGTGCTCCGCCACGGGCTGCTGGTGGGTCAGCCCGACGGCTCGGTCGTCACGAACAGCGGTGGCCACGAGTATCTCGCCCTGCGTCCGCTGCTTCGCGACTTCGTCATGTCGATGCCGCGCGGTGCCGCCATCGTCTACCCCAAGGACGCCGCGCAGATCCTGGCTGCGGCCGACATCTTCCCCGGCGCCACCGTCGTCGAGGCGGGGGTCGGCTCCGGCGCGCTCTCGCTGTGGCTGCTGCGCGCGATCGGGGGCGAGGGCAGACTGCTCTCGTTCGAACGTCGGCCCGAGTTCGCCGAGGTCGCCGAGGCCAACGTGACGACGTTCACGGGGTCGCGTCCGGAGAACTGGGACGTCGTGGTCGGCGACCTCGTCGACAGCCTGCCCGACGCGGCGGCCCCCGGGAGCGTCGACCGGGTGGTGCTCGACATGCTGGCGCCGTGGGAGTGCATCGACGCCGTCGCCGACGCGCTCGTACCGGGCGGTGTGGTCCTCTGCTACATCGCCACCGCCACCCAGCTCAGCCGCGTCGCGGAGTACATCCGCGGCACGGGGCTGTTCACCGACCCCGACGCATCGGAGACGATGATCCGCGGCTGGCACGTCGAAGGCCTCGCCGTGCGGCCGGATCATCGGATGGTCGCGCACACGGGCTTCCTCGTCACGGCGCGTCGGCTCGCGCCGGGGGCGGTGCCGCCTGATGTCCGCAAGCGGGCGCTCAAGAAGCCGAGCTACGCCGACGTCGATGTCGACCTCTGGACGCCCGGAGCCGTCGGCGATCGCGAGATCACCGACAAGAACCTGCGCAAGCGGCTGCGAGAGGCGCAGCGCGCCGCCGACGGCGCCCGCACGGCCGCATCGGGCGACGACGAGTCCGCGTAG
- a CDS encoding FKBP-type peptidyl-prolyl cis-trans isomerase, which yields MRRILAAAGALSLTVLALTACSTPSSTSGSCSRELPSSSALDLVDVSDTTVGEEPSITLSAPVHVDELAAQDRVVGDGRAITTDTQDLVFDLTVLDGTSGTPIAASGYTGDLSQVYPLDSWSATFPGLVDALDCATEGSRIVMALGPDEVTADTRARFGMAEDATTVVVLDLQKVYLAAADGADQFNDRPGMPAVVLAPDGRPGIVVPDADAPTDLAVEVLKRGDGAEVTGDVPVRVHFTAVTWSDRNVVDSTWGTGARPIEIDGMGPGLAEALRGQTVGSQILAVIPPEEAAGAAQGGASADDTLVYVVDILGLDPAA from the coding sequence GTGCGTAGGATCCTCGCCGCCGCCGGCGCTCTCTCTCTGACCGTGCTCGCCCTGACGGCCTGCTCGACGCCCTCGTCGACGTCTGGCTCCTGCTCGCGCGAGCTGCCGTCCTCGAGCGCACTCGACCTGGTCGATGTCAGCGACACGACGGTAGGAGAAGAGCCCAGCATCACCCTCAGCGCACCGGTGCACGTCGACGAGCTCGCCGCGCAGGACCGTGTCGTGGGTGATGGACGGGCGATCACCACCGACACGCAGGACCTCGTGTTCGACCTCACCGTGCTCGACGGCACGTCGGGCACCCCCATCGCGGCCTCGGGCTACACCGGCGACCTGTCGCAGGTGTACCCGCTCGACAGCTGGTCGGCGACCTTCCCGGGCCTCGTCGACGCGCTCGACTGCGCGACCGAGGGTTCCCGCATCGTCATGGCCCTCGGACCCGACGAGGTCACCGCGGACACCCGCGCCCGATTCGGCATGGCCGAAGACGCCACGACCGTCGTCGTGCTCGATCTGCAGAAGGTGTACCTGGCCGCTGCGGACGGCGCCGACCAGTTCAACGACCGCCCCGGCATGCCCGCGGTGGTGCTCGCACCCGACGGACGGCCCGGCATCGTCGTTCCCGACGCCGACGCGCCGACCGACCTCGCCGTCGAGGTCCTCAAGCGCGGCGACGGCGCCGAAGTGACCGGCGACGTGCCGGTGCGGGTGCACTTCACGGCCGTGACCTGGAGCGACCGCAACGTCGTCGATTCGACCTGGGGCACCGGGGCGCGTCCGATCGAGATCGACGGTATGGGGCCCGGACTCGCCGAGGCGCTGCGCGGCCAGACCGTCGGCTCCCAGATCCTGGCGGTCATCCCGCCCGAGGAAGCCGCCGGGGCGGCGCAGGGCGGGGCGTCCGCGGACGACACCCTCGTCTATGTCGTCGACATCCTCGGACTCGACCCCGCGGCCTGA
- a CDS encoding helix-turn-helix transcriptional regulator, translated as MSTSPPRVAPEERLVNLVVALMATEQGLTKDTILGSVSGYREQAEDGASKEALEKMFERDKENLRGLGVPIETIGDYADPDDLREARYRIPPTEYALPADIEFTPAELAVLTLAGGVWEERSLSAGARSGLRKIRSLGIDVDEPIIGFAPRITLREASFVPLQRAIEQAREVAFDYLRPGSAHPRRRQVRPYALVEFEGRWHLFAFDTSVDAERTFLLSRICSDVAITRRSFDGGGGAGAGERALAGLRDLAARQRAVVEVMAGTEAAVRLGRRADPVGTDTRGLRVPFVDLQVLADELASYGPEVRVIEPLPLRDAVVERLRGAREHSGAAT; from the coding sequence GTGTCCACTTCTCCTCCCCGCGTCGCGCCAGAGGAGCGCCTGGTGAATCTCGTCGTGGCGCTGATGGCCACCGAGCAGGGGCTCACGAAGGACACGATCCTCGGTTCGGTGTCGGGCTACCGCGAGCAGGCCGAGGACGGAGCGAGCAAGGAAGCGCTCGAGAAGATGTTCGAGCGCGACAAGGAGAATCTCCGCGGACTCGGCGTGCCCATCGAGACGATCGGCGACTACGCAGACCCGGACGACCTTCGTGAGGCGCGCTACCGCATCCCGCCGACCGAGTACGCTCTGCCCGCCGACATCGAGTTCACGCCGGCGGAGCTGGCGGTGCTCACCCTGGCCGGCGGCGTCTGGGAGGAGCGATCCCTCTCGGCGGGCGCACGGTCTGGGCTGCGCAAGATCCGCTCGCTCGGGATCGACGTCGACGAGCCGATCATCGGCTTCGCTCCCCGCATCACGCTGCGCGAGGCGTCGTTCGTCCCGCTGCAGCGAGCCATCGAGCAGGCGCGCGAGGTCGCGTTCGACTACCTGCGTCCGGGATCCGCCCATCCGCGACGGCGGCAGGTGCGTCCCTACGCCCTCGTCGAGTTCGAGGGGCGCTGGCACCTGTTCGCCTTCGATACCTCCGTCGATGCAGAGCGCACCTTCCTGCTCTCGCGGATCTGCTCGGATGTCGCGATCACCCGCCGCTCCTTCGACGGGGGCGGGGGCGCCGGCGCGGGCGAGCGGGCGCTGGCGGGGCTCCGCGATCTCGCCGCACGTCAGCGAGCGGTCGTCGAGGTCATGGCGGGGACCGAAGCGGCCGTCCGGCTCGGGCGCCGCGCCGATCCCGTCGGCACCGACACGCGGGGACTGCGGGTGCCGTTCGTCGACCTGCAGGTGCTCGCCGACGAGCTCGCCTCCTACGGACCGGAGGTGCGCGTCATCGAGCCGTTGCCGCTGCGCGATGCCGTCGTCGAACGGTTGCGCGGCGCCCGTGAGCATTCGGGAGCGGCGACGTGA
- a CDS encoding helix-turn-helix transcriptional regulator, with amino-acid sequence MSAQPIVATDRAALILQLVPYLISQGEVTVDEAARDFDVSPAQMRAMVEKLTVIGLPGEGGFWQMANDLFDIDWDLLDREDRIVITNAVGLERSPRLTAREAAALLAGLQLAASLPGVGDTVVVQGLLAKLARGAGQEPAQVIIAPAPVDEVRETVARALQARVAVSFTYRAPDAPVTTRIVDPVKVSISDGQWYLQGWCHTRRAMRTFHLDRVAEPVLTDIAAVHASEPVPELFEPGEDEVVAEIRYPATAAAAVGEYLANAQIRADGPWRFARIRVADARSLKRLVARAGGAIEVVAPADARRAALEWAEAALDQYY; translated from the coding sequence GTGAGCGCGCAGCCGATCGTGGCCACCGACCGCGCCGCGTTGATCCTCCAGCTCGTGCCCTACCTGATCTCCCAGGGCGAGGTCACCGTCGACGAGGCCGCGCGCGATTTCGACGTCTCGCCCGCGCAGATGCGGGCGATGGTCGAGAAGCTCACCGTCATCGGGTTGCCCGGCGAGGGCGGGTTCTGGCAGATGGCCAACGACCTGTTCGACATCGACTGGGACCTGCTCGACCGCGAGGATCGCATCGTCATCACCAATGCCGTCGGGCTCGAGCGATCGCCCCGTCTCACAGCGCGCGAGGCCGCCGCCCTGCTCGCGGGTCTGCAGCTGGCGGCATCCCTTCCGGGCGTCGGCGACACCGTCGTCGTGCAGGGCCTGCTCGCCAAGCTCGCCCGGGGAGCTGGTCAGGAGCCGGCACAGGTGATCATCGCTCCGGCGCCGGTCGACGAGGTGCGCGAGACGGTCGCGCGCGCCTTGCAGGCACGCGTCGCGGTCTCATTCACCTACCGGGCTCCCGACGCGCCCGTCACGACCCGCATCGTCGACCCGGTGAAGGTCTCGATCTCCGACGGTCAGTGGTACCTGCAGGGCTGGTGTCACACCCGCCGCGCGATGCGCACCTTCCATCTCGATCGCGTCGCTGAGCCGGTGCTCACCGACATCGCCGCCGTGCACGCGTCGGAGCCGGTGCCCGAGCTCTTCGAACCCGGCGAGGACGAGGTGGTCGCCGAGATCCGCTATCCGGCCACGGCCGCCGCCGCCGTGGGGGAGTACCTCGCGAACGCGCAGATCCGGGCCGACGGTCCCTGGCGCTTCGCACGGATCCGGGTGGCCGACGCCCGATCGCTCAAGCGACTCGTCGCGCGAGCGGGAGGCGCGATCGAAGTGGTCGCGCCCGCCGATGCGCGGCGCGCCGCGCTCGAGTGGGCCGAAGCCGCGCTGGACCAGTACTACTGA
- a CDS encoding twin-arginine translocase TatA/TatE family subunit: protein MSNLFAGPHLWILLIVILLLFGAAKLPALAKSMGQSARIFKGEMKAMKDDDTTAGTASSTVDAAPTEKPAEPKSGPAAPTP, encoded by the coding sequence ATGAGCAATCTGTTCGCAGGCCCGCACCTGTGGATCCTACTCATCGTCATTCTGCTGCTCTTCGGCGCGGCGAAGCTGCCGGCGCTGGCGAAGAGCATGGGACAGTCCGCCCGCATCTTCAAGGGTGAGATGAAGGCGATGAAGGATGACGACACGACGGCTGGCACGGCGTCGTCGACCGTGGACGCCGCGCCGACGGAGAAGCCGGCGGAGCCCAAGAGCGGCCCGGCCGCACCCACGCCGTAG